In Lactuca sativa cultivar Salinas chromosome 5, Lsat_Salinas_v11, whole genome shotgun sequence, the DNA window AAATGAAACATCTAAAACCAATATATAAAATTGAAACGGAGTGTTCAGTCCATAAGTGGTGGAAAGATGAGTTTATAAAATGGAAGGAGTGTGGAATCCACACCACCCACATCATAAAGATGAACTGGAGAAGGAAAAGGCTTTTACTCTGATATTTAACTATGTTTCAGTGTACCAAACTAGATAAGGACAAAGTAAATCATTAGGAAGACACTTGCATAAAAGAATGAGGGAATGGATTTGGGGAATCTAATGACAAGTTTATTAAATTTAAAGAAGTGTGCGCTCCACACTAAAGTTGTGAAGTTTAATAATTACTTTATTAGAGGATTGTGGAATCCCCCTCAATGTTCAAATGGGGATCAAAAGCCATGGATTAAAAACTGAAAAGATGTGTGCAACCCACAGGTAGTGGAAAAATAAGTATTATGTATGAAAGGAGAGTGGAACACATTCAAAGGGAAACCATAGAAGACTCCTTGTCAGATATAGAATAGCTTGACCTACTTCTCCATAAGAAATGGTATTAATACTATTTATATATGTTGAACATAAATCAATACCACAAGTTCCCTAAGTTTCCTTACATCAAGGTAGTCTTAATTTATTTCTTAAACAAAACATCAATTTATTGATCCAAAAATCTCAATTTACATAAAGACAATAGGGGTCAATATATTACTACGTTCCTTGAAACTGTTGGATCAGGTCCCACTCTTCTCACTCACAAACTAAAGAAAATACCCTGTGTTTGATATATGAGAAATATATAGAGAAAAGAAGCAATTGTAACTCAAAGAAACACTACACTATAATCAGAAAATAAACGGCTTTAAATAGCCTGCACATACCAATCGGAAGTAAAACAAAACAACCTAGAACCTAGCTACTACTCCTAGATAATAGGACACATTCAATGACCAAGTATAGCACGTCCATTTCCTAAATACTTAGTCAACTATCCCTTATTCAAACTAAAACCCCACACTTGACCCAACAACACAACCCGACATGAACCATCAAGATTATCCAAACCCAACAGAAACCTACTTACTGCATTCATGGCACCTCCACAGCTATGAATATATAGACCTTTACACAGGTTAAACTCTTTGTTGGAGAGTGCCTTCTCAAGCACATCTATTTAGTATTAGAACCAAAGACCCTATGGCTAATTGGATATAAATGTTTGAAAATTTAAAGGGAAATAGAAGGTTGTCAACTTTCCTTTGGCATAGGTTAGAGTAATTAAGAAACATAAGACAAATGGGGGATGCAGCCCTAGCCAAGAATTCACCTACAATAGTGTCATTCATAGCTCAAGAGGAACTTCACCATTTGTTGTTGTATACTAAACTCCCCATGACAGGTGATGGATTTGGTCGAATTGGGGGTGATGTCATGGTCTACCTATGCAAAAAGAGATTTCAAGTATATACATATAGAAAACTTGGTCAACGAAAATATTCTCCCTACAAAATACTATACGAAAGATCAATGATAACACATATCGTTGACCTTCCTATTATATTCATTTCTATATAATATACAATTATAAGGCCCTTTAAAgtttaaaaaaagaaaagggacaaACCATTGTAATTTACCAGTTTAACCTTTATTATATCACACAGCTAATAAAAAGTTAGAGGATGGTGGAAAGCTGTGTAGGATAGCACTTGCCTAGATTAAAAATTGGAAGGAGTGTGCACTCCACACTAAAGATGGAAACTACAATATTAGTTTATCAAAAGGTTGCAGGATCCACACAAATACTTGAGCTTCCATCCGTTTCTTTTTTCTTCCCATCAGGGTGTAATGCAtaagggaggagggagtcattccctgaacccactgccacatcattttttcttttttatttttcttcatcttttcgaACCCACAACACACGGAAATCTTATCTTTTTTAACCCACTCAACCCATTCaagtaaaaaaatacaaaacaattaaatgtaaattttaattagcaatagagttaTCGGCGGTACCACTCCCGCTTCAATAAGTGAGTTGATTGGTTTCACTAACACACTTCATCATCTATCTCTACTTTCTCTTTCTTATTTTATCTTGTACcatgtgttttaaaacttataccttagttgttttgtattttttttaattgagtgggtttAAAAAGATAGAATTTCCGTGTGTTATGAGttgggaaagatgaagaaaaagaagagacAAAAATTGATGTGGCAATGGGTTCGATGGGTTGAGAGTAATGACTCCGTCCTCCCTAATGCATTAATGCCAGGTGCATGAAATCAACTTCAAGCTGTTTCTGTTTATACAAATGAAATTGGGGAAGACTAAAACGAGTAACAAAACAAAATGTCACAATCTAATTAATATGTTTACTGCAACTCACTGCACCGCCATAGCTATGAAGGTTGCATAGAATAGAGCTCAAAAGTTGTAAATAATTACATGTAATTGAAGGATTATAAAATCACATAACAGCTACCCTATCACGTGTCCATATGTAAAATGAAAAAGGTAGTCAATTTCTCTTCCCCAATATTCTATAATAATCATTAATTGCATGGTGTTAAATACACATGAAAATCCCTGATGCTTTGTCAAGCATATCTCTTTATGATTGACACCAGCAACCTTAAGGCTAAGTGGAATAAACAGAAAGTTCAAGCTTCAAACTGTACTATATTAAAAAGGTGAAAATACAATCTTGTGTAACACTACATGACAGTAGATCCTATCCCCATGGTCAGTCCAAAAGTAATAGCCATAGCCATCCACCCTCCAACCAGAATCCTAAAACAAGACTTTACCACCGGACTCCCCCCAAGAACAGCCCCAATCCACCCAAAAACCACAAGCCCCAAGCTCACTGTGGCTACCACCACCCCCAGCCTAACCTTATGATCCACTATAAAAGCAGCAGCCAATAAGGGCATGATGGCCCCCAACATGAATGCAAGGGCCGATGCTGCAGCTGCCTGAATGGGATTCGGGAGTGCTTCCTTCTCACTTTCCTCCTCGTTTCCTGATATTTTCTTATCTCTCTTCATCTTAGCCACCTCTACATCTCGTTGGGAGTAGACTGAAACAAACTCACCTATTGCCATACTGCATGCACCTGCAACTAAGCCAGCAAAGCCTGTAAGAAACATGGCTCTCGCATCTTGTTTGACAGCTCCAACACCCATCATCAGAGATGAGACAGAGACTAGACCATCAGTGGCTCCCAGAACAGCAGCACGCAGCCACTGTCCTCTTTGTGAGTAGTCAAATTCTTTTTCTATAGACACTTGGCCATGCACTTGTTCAGATTTGTTCTCAGAAACCGGAATGCATACATCATTATTTCCATCCATATATGAAAGTGAAAGAAAGAATGAGAAAATTATATCACAAAGAATGATAAAAGAAGTGTTACTTGTGGAAGATAGAATCCCACctatgtgttatatatagtatGTATTTCTGTATAATGATCAATAGGTAGGtggttaataaagttagatagtgggAAATCCACAAGCCCTCAGATTTTGGTATGTTTATTATAAAGAAATAGAAGGAGCCAATACTACTGATAGAAAACCTGTAATTTGAGAAACAGGCAATCTCCCAAAGAGTTCAAGACTCAATAACTATTATTcatcataataaaaaaaaaccataCCTAAACCTTATATAAAAGTGTTAGAGATAATCCTATCCAAAATTAAAAGATACCAATTGATATCCTAATTTTATATAAAGATAGCTACTACCTAATttcaattaataattaaataattaatattcgtTGTCGATAATATTGACCAAATCGGCGAGTCGTATCAACTACATACAAAACAAGGGAAGATTGATGGTTAAAAAATTCAAGGCTTGTGGAATCCACACGATTGCCAGTAGGCACTCGGCATCTAAATAAGAAAAACATCAACAGCCTTTCCTAAGTAAAAAGAAAAAATGGAAACCACACATACACATATTGAAGAACCTAAGAGAATGAGTAGGCTCATTTTCAGATCTGTTGACCACTTTTACAATAACAAAATAGCATTAATACTACTTACAAGTTGAATAAAAGAGTGCAATCCTCCTGACAGAATTATAGAAGCAATAGGAGTAGGTCAATATAATCGACTAATCGTTGCTCTGTCTTCCTATATTTTATAAAGGTAGGATGGCCGGTTTAAGTTGTGTTATAATAcatgtatataactatatattATACCTTTTGCTCAGGAATGTTGCTGATGGACCTAATTTGTGTTTATGCTTATTATTAGTTTGTTTCTTCTATATCCATTTGCTTCATCTGTACCAAACATTCCTATCTCTACTGGATACATGTTTGTTACCCTGGCATATGTGTAAGATTTACTCTATATCACCTAGGTTTAGATCTGCAAGATGAGCCTACCTTTTCGTTATGCCACCAAATATTCTTTTTCTAGAAGAATAATTTTGTGTGCTGTGAAGTGTTCTACTAATTGAACAATATAATAGGGAGAACTTAAGCTTCTTATAATGAAAAGGAAAGATTGTGCACTGACAACTAAAGTTAGAGTAATCAATCTCAACAAAGAAAAAAGGAGTGTGGAATCCACACGACTGCAACAATCCACTCAATATAAAAATGAAACAGTATCTCAAAAAATATAAAAGTGAATGGTGTGTGGAGTCCATAAAGATGAATTTAAAAAATGGAAGGAGTGTGGAATCCACACCACCCACAGTATAAAAAAATGAAGGGAAAAGGAGAAGGCTCCTCTAATATATTGAGCTACTTTCCAAACAATTACTTTCAGGCAACAGATTAAGCCGTGTCTGTATATTATTGTATCACttctcatattcataaaaacagaaaTCAAAAGAAATTGATTAAATAGTATCAGCAGCCATGGTCAAACTTACCAATGCATGCATGTCTTTTTTCTTGATTATATAGTCTAGTGTAATTCCAATATGTTTTTGTACAGAATATTGTTGTTTGAAGTATATGGTATTTGGATTGTGATACGTTTCAActtatatacactatattgtagTAGTAAtgttagtgattagggtttaggcCCAACCTTTCATAAATCAACCAAATGGAGTAGAACAGGATAATCGTTGCTCTGGTTTCCTATGTTTTTATTAAAGATAAAGCAATTAATGAGTGTTATGTTGAAACTTCAAGCCTTACCAAATATGGTCCTGCTTTTGACTAGATCCCTTTTCCAAGAATTGAAACTTCCTGGAACTGATCCAATCAAGATAAATGTTTGAGCAAAAGCAATCTGATCCAATCAAGATAAATGTTTGAGCAAAAGCAAGAAAGCAATAAGCACtcaaatgatataattttaataaaacattaattttaTAAACCTGGTCCTTTTAAACAGCTAATTTACTATTTGGTACAGATACCGAAATAGACAAGGATTCAGGAGTGTTTCCTTCTCACTACCCTCgtttcccaaaatgcccttaactCTCTTCATATCTTCATCTGAACCACCTCCACACCTCATAATTAAATACAAATATAACATTTGCATCAGATATTTCGgtatgtttattttataaaaatagaaagAGCCAATACTACTACATACAAAACACGGGAagcttaattattaattaaaagatttaagGCTTGTGGAATCCACACGATTGCCACCATGCACTAGGCATCTAAATGAGAAAATATCAAAAGCCCTTCATAATATAAGCAAAAAGGTAATGAAATCCCAAGTGGTGGAAGACaagtaaaatatataaaaagagaGTAGG includes these proteins:
- the LOC111899502 gene encoding vacuolar iron transporter homolog 4, whose protein sequence is MDGNNDVCIPVSENKSEQVHGQVSIEKEFDYSQRGQWLRAAVLGATDGLVSVSSLMMGVGAVKQDARAMFLTGFAGLVAGACSMAIGEFVSVYSQRDVEVAKMKRDKKISGNEEESEKEALPNPIQAAAASALAFMLGAIMPLLAAAFIVDHKVRLGVVVATVSLGLVVFGWIGAVLGGSPVVKSCFRILVGGWMAMAITFGLTMGIGSTVM